From the Moorena sp. SIOASIH genome, the window CAATTCCAGAAGCAACTAACAGAGGAATTGGTGAAAAACATTTTTCAGGCACTCTATGATGGGATTAATACTCTCATACAAGAAGACCCAGTTGCCGACGAACTCCTGCAACACCTACTGAAAAATTTAAGGGAAGTCTTAGGGGCAGAAATTAAGACCAAGGATAGATTACAGGATATTCAGTATTTGATCACAGCTTGGTTAGAGGAATTCAAAATAAATTATGTCCGGCGCTTATCTGAAGAAGACTTAGATAAAATCTTAGATGAAACCAGATCAATTCGTCAAAGATTTCAGTAATAACAGTATTTAAATAAAGTTAATTTTATTCCAAAAATTATTTATAATTTTTATTATAGGCGGATATATAGTTTGATTGACAGTAAAACCATTAAATTGATAATGAAAAATAAAAAAATATAGAAATTGAAAAAATAAACATTTTTTTGATAAAAATTGTAAATAGTCAGAGATCATCATACAGTTTGACCAAATAATGTCCATAAGCTAAAATACTTATTGATCAACAAAAACCAAGTTGACTTCTAGGGTCAGCTTGCTCTGCTGGAAAAGGGCTGTGAAGTGGGAAAGTGCCGACGCACCAGACACCAAGCAGGGATTAGACGTCAAAACTCCCCATGTTCAAGTTTTGATCAGGCAAGCATTTGAGCTGCTAATTGCGTTAGCTTCCGGCAAAATTAATCCCACACCTAATGCTGCGCATTAGGTGTGGGATTAATTTTGCACAGGGTATGCATGGAATTGCTATAATATATGTACTGGTAAACAAAGCCGAACGCGCCCCGCGTGGCCTACGGCCTTAAATGCTGGTTTGTCAGCAAAACACTCTTAAAAAAAAGACCAAGAAAACAGAGCGGCAGCGATGCAGAGGTGCGACCCGTGGCGAATTTAATTCGCCTACGGAAAACGCACCATTACGGTCTTGGGGGTTTCCCCCACTCGCTATTGCATCAAGAGAGGGCAGTCCGTTCTTAAAGCCCAGCGCCTCCTAAGGGATGCCCGGATTGGCGCTTGTTGCCTACACTGAACTCGTTCGCGGAGCGGCTCTGTAAGAGCAGAGTGAGTGTAGGAGCTGTCACAGTCTTCGAGCCCATGACCTTGTGAACAATAGCTCAGGACCAGTAACTAGAGATTGGGCTTGTGCTAACTAGATGTGCAGAAGCTTTTGGGCGGTTAGACTTCTTGGAAAAGATTTTGCCATGAAGTGGGTTGACCCCACTTTTTTTATTGGATTGGTGCCATGACTCATCCCCTGATTCCACAACTAATCGATTTGGCAACGCCATTGGCTCAAGATTTAGGATTAGAGATTGTAGAGGCTCTCTTCCAGACCAACAGACGCCCACCCGTGCTGCGTGTCTATATCCGCAACCCCATCCGTGACACTAGCTTGGATGACTGTGAACGCATGAGTCGTGCTTTAGAAGCTCAGTTAGATGCTAAGGACATCATTTTAGACACCTACGTTTTGGAAATTTCCAGTCCTGGGATCACACAGGACTTAAGCACAGACCGAGAATTCATTTCTTTCAAAGGGTTTGGTGTGATTGTTCAGACATCTGAACCCTATCAGGGGCAGCAAGAGTGGCGCGGGAAGTTAATTCGCCGGGATGAGAGCGGAGTTTATCTCAATCTCAAGGGTCGTGCGTTTGCCATTCCCCGTCAGCTCGTGTCCAGAGTAAAACTGGATGATGGGGGTTAAATTTTTCTTGAAGGTTGCTAGGGGGGCAGCACTTGTTAAAGACAATGGCTCGACTATAGATCTACAAGTGCTTCTCCCCTACAAGCTTCAAGGCTGAGGATTGAAGTTGAACTTGATTTACTTTAAATCCCAAGACAATTGCCATGGATAGATTTAAGACGGAGATTTGCTGATGTCTATAGTTAGTTTGCCTGGACTTAAGGCAATGATAGAAGAAATTAGTCAAAGCCACAATTTACCTAGGTCTGCAGTTCAACAGGCATTAAGAGAAGCACTGCTAAAAGGGTATGAGCGCTATCGCCGTTCTCAACGGCTAGACCAACGATTTCATTTTGACGAAGAATATTTTGACAACTTTGAAGTGGATCTTGATATTGAAGAAGAAGGCTTCCGGGTTTTGTCTACCAAAACCATTGTCGAAGAGGTACAAAATAGTGACCATCAAATTTCTCTCAAAGAAGTCCAGGAAGTTGCCTCTGAAGCACAATTGGGAGACTCAGTGGTTTTGGATGTGACTCCAGACCAAGGAGAGTTTGGTCGCATGGCAGCGATTCAAACCAAGCAGGTGCTCTCTCAAAAACTCCGAGACCAGCAGCGTAAGCTGATTAAGGAAGAGTTTCAAGACCTAGAAGGAACCGTTCTGCAATCTCGATCACTAAGGTTTGAGCAGCAGTCTGTGATTATGGCGCTCAGCAGTGGTTTTGGTCGGCCAGAGGTAGAAGCCGAATTGCCCAAGCGGGAACAGCTACCTAATGATAACTATCGCATTAACTCCACCTTTAAGGTTTATCTCAAAAAAGTCCGGGAAGGCCCTCACCGTGGTCCTCAGCTGGTGGTATCCAGAGCGGCAGCTGGTTTAGTGGTCTATCTGTTTGCCAACGAAGTCCCAGAAATAGAAGATGAGGTGGTCAGGATTGTCGCAGTGGCACGGGAAGCTAATCCTCCTTCTCGTCATGTCGGACCAAGAACTAAAATTGCTGTAGATACCCTGGAGCGAGATGTGGATCCGGTGGGAGCTTGCATTGGTGCTAGAGGTTCCCGCATTCAAGTTGTGGTGAATGAATTACGAGGTGAAAAAATCGACGTAATTCGTTGGTCTCCTGACCCATCTACCTATATTGCCAACGCTCTTAGCCCAGCCCAAGTGGATCAGGTGCTACTAGTCAATCCAGAAGAACGTCAAGCTCATGTTTTAGTCGCAGAAGACCAGCTGAGTTTAGCTATAGGCAAGGAGGGACAAAATGTTCGCCTTGCCGCCCGCCTTACGGGTTGGAAGATTGACATTAAAGATGCTGCGGAATACAAAAAAGACACTACAGACATCTCTAAACAGGATACCCTAGAAGAAGATGATGTCGATAGCAATGAGTTAAAGGAAGATTACGAACAAGGAGTAGAAACACCAGAAAATGTGCTTGATGCTGAGCCAGTGCTTGATTTGAGTACTCAAGAAGAAGAATGAGGAATTTTAGGGGTTAACCCTGAGGTGAAGAAAGTTTGGCCAAGGTTGAAAATGGTAATGGTATAAAATAATACCCTTAAGCTTGTCGGTTTAGAATGGTAGTGGGGTGCGCGGTATCGGCTGTGGTCAAGAATTCTTTGACAGTTTTCTTCCAAACCAATGACTTATTCAATCCTTCCACTTCTGCTGGGTTACTCTACCCCCTCCTACCCCCTACCTGGGGTGTGGGGTGTGGGGTGACCGGGTGTGGGGTGTGGGGTGACCGGGTGTGGGGTAGGCTGTTCACTTTGTGCGATGGCCATAGCTTAAACTTCATCCACTTTTTGTCTGATAGTATGAGACAGTGTATCTCTTGCATGATATCCATTCTGGGCGTTATCGCCGTACACGATCCCGGGGAAAAAGGCCCATAATAAACAGCCTACCCCCTACCCCCTACTCCCGGTGGGTGTGATGATTTTCTTCTTGTGTTAGTCATCCGAATCTCAAGCGTGTGAGTATCTCTACTATAGTTTTTCATCTTCTGCTCACACCACCGGTTTCACACCACCGGTTAGCCCACACCCGTTTTACCGCCCTCTGGCATTGATTTTTCCTTTCATTTGGGTAAGTCAATCACTTAAACAGGGTGTTTGCCCAATCCCAAACGCCCTACAAGCCTCCATCTACCGTACCCTTTAAAGAAGACTTTTGAGATTTTCCAAACCGAAAACCCTTATGAAACCCAACTATCGACGTTGTCTTAGCTGCCGGAAAGTAGCACCAAAACAGGAGTTTTGGCGTATTGTCCGAGTCTATCCGTCACGAAAGGTACAATTAGATCAGGGTATGGGTCGTTCGGCTTACTTATGTCCTCAACTGAGTTGCCTAGCGGCGGCTCAAAAGAAAAACCGACTGGGGCGATCACTGCGTGCATCGGTGCCAAAAAATCTGTACGAAACTTTATGGCAGCGTTTAGCTACCATGCCAAGCAAACCCAATTTAGGTAATTAAAGGGTGAATCTAGCCGAAAAAGCTTCCATGTATGTTCGTCCGGCGAACATAAGTAATCGTTAGGATACAAAGGAAGTCATTAGTTCTATTGATGCTCTGGTTTCTTAAGGAGGTGAATTTACTTCGATTATACGCTAGCTACCTTTAAAGGCATACGCGCTGATTAGGCGGTTTAACCGAACCGTCAAGGTTGAATGCTGCTTGGCTTTTTTCACAGGAAAGAAGCACGCGATAATAGATAAACTTATCAAACTACCGTTGAGGTGAACACACCAACGAAAAAGCATGGATGGTTGATTATCTGTTGAGCATCGCTTATCTTATCGTTTAAGCTTTCCAATAAAGCTTGATAAAGTAAAAAGTCATTCGAGTAGTTGAGTATGGTTTAACAACAAGTAGGTACGACAGGGGAATAGTGCATGAACAGCGGCAAAGTCAGAATTTACGAATTATCACGGGAATTGAATTTGGACAACAAGGAAATTTTGAGCATCTGTGAAGGACTCAATATTGCAGTTAAAAGTCACAGTAGCACGATTACAGAATCGGATGCCCAACGGATTCGCACGACAGCCGAAAAATATTCTGACCAACTAGCAGCTGTAAGCAATACCGAAGGTGAGTCATCGGCAAATAAAGGTTCTAAGTTAAGCTCTGGTAAATTAATTCGACCTCCCAAAGGAGAGCGGAAGCAGCAAATTGTCGAGCTTCGTAAGCACAAACGCAGTTCTGGGAATACTTCTAGCCATAGAAGCAATCAAATGGCAATCCCACCCCAAGCCCCCATCAAGCCGACTGCTATACCCCCCCGTCAGCCTAGCACTCTCAATCGACCTAAGCAGGTCACTGAACAGGACACCAAGATTAAGCAGGATACTAAACCGGAACCAGCGGCTAAACCCGAACCAGCGGCTAAACCCGAACCAGCGGCTAAACTAGAACTAGCCCCTAAACCGGAACTAGCCCCTAAACCCGAACCAGCGGCTAAACCCGAACCAGCGGCTAAACCCGAACCAGCGGCTAAACCCGAACCAGCGGCTAAACCCGAACCAGCGGCTAAACCCGAAACAGCGGCTAAACCCGAACCAGCCCCTAAACCCGAACCAGCCCCTAAACCCGAACCAGCCCCTAAACCCGAACTAGCCGCTAAACCCGAACTAGCCGCTAAACCAGTCCAGAAGGTGTCACAGGATAGTACTGCCTCAGCTAAGGTTACAGAAAAACCAAAATTAACTGGGCCCCCTGTAAGACGATCACAACCAAAAACTCAGCCTGCTAAGGTTGAGCGACCGATCAAATCAAACCAAAAGGGTTCTTCGGGTTCAAAGCCAGTAAAGAGTCCAACTCCTAACAAATCCCCTGTTATCAATAAGCAGTCAACCCCTTCGGAAACATCACCACCAAAGCGTTCTAGTTCACCAAGACCGACCGTTCCTGAACTCCAGCGACCTCCAAAAAGAACCAAACCAGGTCTTGATAAAGACAATTCTCAAGTAGCAGCAATCGATGCTGACTCAAAGGCTCTGACAGATGATGTCTCTGATCAAGACACCAACACCTTAGTCAATGAATCCGAGGAACTGCTCAAAGAGGTCAAGCTCCGGCGACCATCTGTCCCCCGACCTGCTAAGAAGAAAGAGTGGGAGGCAGAAAATGGAGAAGAAGAAGACAAAGCCCAGAAGGGGAAATCTGCCAAACTCAAGCGGCGACCTAAAATGATTCTGGATGATGAAGATGATCTCGAAACAGAATCAGATCAAATCGATAACAAAATCGATGGTTCATTTTCAGTTAGTCTTTCTCTGGCTCGTCCTCCCAAACCAAAGTCTCTGCAAAAACAGCAAAGCCAAGCAAATACTGCGAGTGTTAGCCACAAGAAGAAGCCGGCTAAAACCAGTAGTAGCAACAAGTCCGATCATCGCGATCGCCGTCGTACACAGAAAACTCAGCCCAAACGCCCAGAACAAATTGTTTTGAGAGACTCACTCACCATTAGAGACCTGGCTAATGAACTGGCTATTGCAGAAACTGACATTGTTAAAATGCTCTTCTTCAAAGGCATAGCTGTGAGTGTTACCCAAACTTTGGATGTTCCTACCGCCACAATGGTAGCTCAGGAAGTGGGGGTAAAGGTCGAGATGGAAGAAGAAGCCTCTGCTGCGACTAAGGTGGAAATGCTGGATGTCCAAGACCTGGAAAACCTCGAGCGGCGTCCACCTGTGGTGACAATTATGGGTCATGTTGACCACGGTAAAACGACTCTACTCGATGCCATTCGTGAAGCAAAAGTGGCTCAAGGAGAAGCCGGTGGAATTACCCAGCATATTGGCGCATATCACGTAGATGTTGAGCATGAGGATAACATTCAACAGGTTGTCTTCCTAGACACCCCTGGTCACGAAGCCTTCACAGCCATGCGGGCAAGGGGAACAAAAGTAACCGATATCGCCGTGCTAGTGGTAGCGGCTGATGATGGGGTGCAACCTCAGACCCTTGAAGCCATTAGTCATGCTAGAGCTGCTGAAGTTCCCATGGTAGTTGCTATTAACAAAATTGATAAAGCCGGAGCTCAACCTGATCGGGTTAAGCAGGAATTATCAGAACGGGGCTTGGTCCCAGAAGAATGGGGTGGTGAAACGATCATGGTACCAGTGAGTGCTATCCAAAGGGAAAACTTGGATTCACTGCTGGAGATGATTCTATTGGTCTCAGAGCTAGAAGAACTCTCTGCTAATCCGGATCGACCAGCCAAAGGTACGGTGATTGAAGCTCACCTTGATAAAGCCAGAGGGCCTGTTGCCACGTTCTTAGTGCAAAACGGTACGCTGCGGGTCGGTGATAGCCTGGTTGTTGGTTCAGTTTTCGGTAAGGTCAGAGCCATGCTTGATGACCGAGGACAGAGAGTCGAACAAGCGACTCCCTCGTTTGCTGTGGAAGTCCTTGGCTTGAGTGATGTTCCAGCTGCTGGTGATGAGTTTGAAGTCTTTGAGAGCGAAAAAGAAGCCCGGGCAGTTGCTAGTGAAAGAGCTCAACAGCAACGTCAATCTCGCCTGCAAACTCGCATGAAATCACGGCGAGTTACCCTCACTGAATTATCAGCCCAGGCTCAAGAAGGTGAACTCAAAGAACTCAACTTGATTTTGAAGGCAGACGTTCAAGGCTCCGTGGAAGCTATTCTCGGGTCCCTCGAACAGCTGCCCCAAAATGAAGTGCAAATTCGAGTTCTGCTGGCTGCCCCCGGGGAAGTTACCGAAACCGATGTGGACTTAGCGGCTGCTAGTGGTGCAGTTATTGTTGGCTTTAACACTACCTTAGCCCCTGGTGCTCGACCAGCAGCTGAACAGGAAGGGGTAGATGTGCGGGAATACAACATTATCTACAAACTCCTGGATGATGTTCAAGGTGCTATGGAAGGTCTGTTAGAGCCAGAAGAGGTAGAAGAACCATTGGGTGAAGTAGAAGTTCGAGCTGTCTTCCCAGTCGGTCGTGGTGCCGTTGCGGGTTGTTATGTACTCTCAGGCAAAGCGGTGCGCAATTGCCGTTTACGAGTGCGGCGTGGTGGCAAAACTATCTACGAAGGAGTTTTGGATTCCCTCAAGCGTGTTAAGGATGATGTCAAGGAAGTCAATGCTGGCTACGAATGTGGTATGGGTGTTGATAAATTCAACGACTGGGCGGAAAAAGATATCATTGAAACCTATCAGATGGTAACCAAACGACGGACTCTCTCCCTCAAGTAGGGCTGAGGGGTGTTCTTACCCAGGCTTCCCTTGCCGGGTAGGTTGTTTTGTTGTTCCCGTAGCGTGGCCTTTTGGCCAAGGTTAAAGGTTATTTAGCTTCTAGCAAAAGAAGCCCCACAACGAACATGCGCAGCATGAGTGTGGGATTAATTTTGCGCGCCTTTCTGCATCGAATAAGGAAACAATTAAAATTGAATATCGTCTATACTAGATGTAGTAGGGAAAATAAATTAAGAGCTAACCGCCACCTACGTGCCTAAAAAATAGAACTTATTGTATTGTTCCGGATTGTATTGTTCCGGCGCGGAGGGGCATCCCGTGTCGTTAATAAAGCTTACCGAGTATCCAAACCGTTAGGTGGAGTTGGTAAGAAGCCCACACTGTAATCTTTGATTAAGTGTGGGAGTATGTCACCACTTAAGCATTACCCAACTAGATTCATCTGTATTAAATTTTGGTAAGGTGCATATGGCAAGCTTCGTTAAATCCGAATCCGGACAATTAGATCATGACACTCAAGTTTGGGACAGTCTCAAACAAGCCATAGCCGCTAGTTCAGGATTTCAACGCTGGCAAATGGAACATCCCTTGGGTGAACAATTTCAGGACTATAGTCTTGATAGCCGAGTGCGTCGTTACTTACGTGAAACTCTAGAAATGCTTGCCTACTGAACTCCCAGATAGGATTTGCTCCTATCTGGCCTGATGTATTGTGATTTTAATTTATGATTGCTTTGTGGCAGAAACGGGCAAAGCAATAGATAAGCTTGCTTAAAATTCTTCCTTTTCTTCTTCCAAAAGGAAGAATATCATAAAGTGCAAATTAGTAGTGCTATTTCACTGGTGGTATTTTAAAGATTTAGCCACTCCGCGAGAAGCCCCGCGCTGTACCGATAGGTCAGCGTCGGGATGATAGCGGGACAATGAAGCAAAGCGGAATTGTCAAGTAGATATTACTGGATTCGGCAAAGCCGACGCTACGCGAACAGGGAAACGATCTACCAAGCTTCTAAGTAATTCAGACTGGTTCATTCCCCTTCTTTTTGCTTCTTGCTCTAGTTTCTTTTTCTCATATTCGGCAGGGCAAACGCATCTAAATTCTAGAAGCCTTACTCAGAAGCGATGCAGTGCGGTCTTGGGGAGGCAGTGCGGTCTTGGGGGTTCCCCCCATGAGCAACTGCCGTGGTTTCCCCCATGAGCAACTGCATCAAGAGGTGCGACCCGTGGCGAATTTAATTCTTAATGCGGAAAGCGCACCTAACAGAGATTTCAAAAATAATAAGCATAAATACTGATCCCATGAATCTGATCTCCAGTAGGCATTTCAAAATTAGATGCGTTTACCCTGTCATATTCGGTTAGCCGAATTGTCATTTTTATTGTTTTCATTCTGACTTGCCGGAGATGAAACCTTATCAGAGGGTCGCCTTACTACAAAAAGATTTAACCCTTAACTCACAGACTGCCAACTATAAAGGCTCCACTCTTTTTGCGAGAACTTCTGACCATTTGACTAGCTGTATACTAGAATAGTAACAGGTCGATAAACAGGAGGGCAACAAATGAGATCTGCCTATCAGTACAGATTACGACTAACCAAGTCTCAGGTCGTCAAATTAGAGAAGTGGCTAGATATGTTACGCCATCAGTACAACTATTTACTGGCTGATAGATTCAACTGGTACGAACAGAATCGTTGTGCCACAAATGCCTGCCCACTTGTTTGTCATTTACCAGAATTAAGAGATAATCCTGACTACTTTTCACAGAAGAAAACCCTTCCTAGTCTTAAGAAAAATAGACCATGGTATGGAGAGGTTTACTCTCAAGTATTACAGGACTGCCTAAAAAGGGTAGATCTGGCTTTTAAGAGGTTTATCAAAGGAGATTGCAAGGGAGTAAGAAGTGGGAGACCAAGGTTTAAGAGTAAAAACAGATATCGTTCTTTGACCTTCCCGTCTCTTGGGAAAAATCCAATTAGTGGCAATTTTTTGAAGCTACCAAAATTTGGAGAAGTCAAAATGGTCTACCACAGGCCAATTCCTGACGGATTCAAAGTCAAGACAGCCACGATTACCCGAAATGCTGACGGTTATTACGTTACCTTGTCTATTCAAGATGATTCAGTCCCGGACATTATCCCTATTGATGAAGTCTCCAATCCGATTGGGATTGACATGGGAATTAAGTCATTTTTGGTTAAATCTGATGGGACTGAAGTAGCAATCCCTCAATTTTACCGGAAAGCTCAAAAACGCCTTAAAAAAGTCCAGAAAGCTGTTAGTCGATCCAAGAAAGGAAGTAATAACAGGAAAAGAGCTGTAGTCAAATTGGGCAAAGCCCATAAAAAAGTGGCTGACACCCGTAAGGATTTTCATTTTAAAACAGCGAAAGGGTTGCTAGATAGCCACGATCTGGTAGCTCACGAAAAGCTAAATATCAAAGGTCTGGCCAAGACTAAAATGGCTAAATCAGTTCTAGATGCTGGATGGGGTCAATTCCTGTCGATTTTATCAACCAAAGCCGAGAATGCTGGGTTGGTAACAAAAGCAGTGAACCCCAAAAACACTAGTCAGAACTGTTCTAACTGTGGGAAAAAAGTACCGAAAAAACTAAAAGACCGCATCCATTCTTGCCCTCATTGTGGTTACACAGAAGATAGGGATATAAATGCGGCTAAGAATATCTTGAATTTGGCGGTGGGGCATCCCGTCAGTAGTAAAGCTTACCGAGTATCCCAACCGTTGGGTGGAGTTGGTAAGAAGCCCGCACTGTACCGATAGGTCAGTGTCGGGAGTATGTCACGTAGGTAGAAGTCAACCATTACTGCTGGACGAAAGACAAATGACGAAGGATAATTAGCATTGCTGCTGATTTAGGAGAAGACATGGCCTTTGAATATCCTGATGACCTGAAATACCTTGATAGCCACGAATATGTGCGGCTTGATGGAGAAATTGCCACTATTGGTATTACCGCCTTTGCCATTGACCAACTGGGTGACTTAGTTCTTCTGGAACTCCCAGAAATTGACGACACCATCGAGAAGGGTAACAAAGAAAATGACAAAAGCTTTGGTACCATAGAATCGGTCAAGGCCGTTTCGGATCTATATTCCCCGGTATCGGGTACGGTGGTTGAACGAAATGAGGAGATGATCAAGGATCCTGAACAGATTGCAAAAGACCCCTATGGTGAAGGCTGGTTAATTAAAGTGCGGCTCAATGACCCTGATCACCCACTGGAGGGTGTCCTTTCTGCTGAGGAGTACCGTGCCAAAGTCGAGGCAGAGTAGACTATAAATTGGTTTTAAAAGCAAGTAACTAAAGATACAGCTATTGCGAAGGTTCTGTAAAAAACTGATAAGTAGGGTTGTCATAACTGAACCCGGCTCTGTAAAGTTGTGTATCTAGAACCAATCTAGCAACACGCCTAGGTTGTCATATGCTAGGTTCTCTTAATGTATATTTAGAACTAAAGCAATTTAGTTCTAAATCCCTTTAGTTATACATCCGGGCTTTGTGTATCTATAGATTTACCAACTTAGGGGGTCACAGCCCTCAAAAGTGACCTCCAGCTTCGCTGCTTAATTCACAAATTGTTTTACTATGCAGAATTTGGATATCCAGGATCAAAAAAATAGAGCAAATACTCAGTCGTTGCTGAAATCTGACCCTATTCTTTCCGCATCGCCAACAATACCATCTACCGATGCTTTTGTCAATCGACACATAGGTCCAAATCCAGATGCAATAGAGCAAATGCTCAACCTCCTGGGTATATCCAGTATAGACAGCCTGATTGAGCAAACTGTACCCGCCGCTATTTGGCTTAATCAAACCCTGCAGTTACCACCAGCACAAAGCGAGTATGCTGCTCTGGCTCAGCTAAAAAACATTGCGTCTAAGAATCAAGTATTCCGGTCTTTGATTGGCATGGGATATTACGACTGCATTACCCCACCTGTAATTCAACGGAATATCCTAGAAAATCCTGGTTGGTACACGGCTTACACCCCTTACCAAGCAGAAATTGCTCAGGGGCGACTCGAAGCACTACTCAACTTCCAGACTATGATTATAGACTTGACTGGTCTGGAAATTGCTAATGCTTCCTTGCTAGATGAAGGAACAGCAGCAGCGGAAGCTATGAGCATGAGCTATGGTCTGTGTAAGACGAAAGCCAAACACTTCTTTGTTTCCCAAACCTGTCATCCCCAAACTATAGCAGTGGTACAAACCAGGGCTAGACCTTTGGGAATTGAGGTGATTGTTGGTGACCACCGCACTTGTGAATTTGACCAAGACATTTTTGGAGCTCTGCTTCAGTACCCAGCAACGGATGGCACTATATACGATTATCGGGAATTTATTGATAAGGCTCATGGTGCTAAAGCCTTAGTAACTGTGGCAGCTGACATTCTAAGCCTTACCCTCCTTACACCCCCTGGGGAATTTGGGGCTGATATTGCCATAGGTTGCACCCAGCGCTTTGGCGTTCCCCTAGGATATGGGGGACCTCATGCAGCTTATTTTGCTACTCGGGCAGCTTATAAACGGCAAGTACCAGGACGTATCGTTGGTGTATCAAAAGATGCTAATGGTAAACCAGCACTGCGCTTGGCACTGCAAACCCGTGAACAACATATCCGTCGTGACAAAGCCACCAGCAATATTTGTACTGCGCAAGTGCTGTTGGCGGTGATGGCGTCAATGTATACAGTGTATCATGGGCGAGAGGGCATTAAACGTATTGCCGAGAGAATTCATCAATTAACGGTTATCCTGGCGGAGGGACTGAAACGCTTAGGTTACAGTATTAGCTCAGAACCGTTTTTTGATACCTTGCGCGTAGAATTAAGCGATCGCTCTGTGTCCGGAATTATCGAAGCAGCTGAAGCACGTCAAATTAACCTACGTATTATTGATTCAACTACTATCGGAATTTCCCTGGATGAGACAACGACAGCTAGGGATTTAGTAGACTTGTGGGAAATTTTTGCAAGTTTAGGGGAACCAAGCAGTGCATCCCTACTCTTTACTGTGGAAGAGTTGGCGGCTGAGGTAACACGTAAGGTGGCAGCTGATTTTAATGAACCATTTGCTCGCCGTAGTACCTACTTAACCAACCCAGTATTCAACCGCTATCACTCAGAAACCGAGTTACTACGCTATTTGCACCGCCTGGAAAGTAAGGATTTGGCTCTAAACACCTCCATGATTCCTCTGGGTTCGTGTACCATGAAGCTGAATGCCACTGCTGAGATGATGCCAGTGACATGGCCGGAATTTGGCAAGATTCATCCTTTTGCTCCCTTGTCCCAAACTCAGGGATATCAAATCCTATTCCAGCAGCTG encodes:
- the rimP gene encoding ribosome maturation factor RimP; this encodes MTHPLIPQLIDLATPLAQDLGLEIVEALFQTNRRPPVLRVYIRNPIRDTSLDDCERMSRALEAQLDAKDIILDTYVLEISSPGITQDLSTDREFISFKGFGVIVQTSEPYQGQQEWRGKLIRRDESGVYLNLKGRAFAIPRQLVSRVKLDDGG
- the nusA gene encoding transcription termination factor NusA — its product is MSIVSLPGLKAMIEEISQSHNLPRSAVQQALREALLKGYERYRRSQRLDQRFHFDEEYFDNFEVDLDIEEEGFRVLSTKTIVEEVQNSDHQISLKEVQEVASEAQLGDSVVLDVTPDQGEFGRMAAIQTKQVLSQKLRDQQRKLIKEEFQDLEGTVLQSRSLRFEQQSVIMALSSGFGRPEVEAELPKREQLPNDNYRINSTFKVYLKKVREGPHRGPQLVVSRAAAGLVVYLFANEVPEIEDEVVRIVAVAREANPPSRHVGPRTKIAVDTLERDVDPVGACIGARGSRIQVVVNELRGEKIDVIRWSPDPSTYIANALSPAQVDQVLLVNPEERQAHVLVAEDQLSLAIGKEGQNVRLAARLTGWKIDIKDAAEYKKDTTDISKQDTLEEDDVDSNELKEDYEQGVETPENVLDAEPVLDLSTQEEE
- a CDS encoding YlxR family protein → MKPNYRRCLSCRKVAPKQEFWRIVRVYPSRKVQLDQGMGRSAYLCPQLSCLAAAQKKNRLGRSLRASVPKNLYETLWQRLATMPSKPNLGN
- the infB gene encoding translation initiation factor IF-2, with product MNSGKVRIYELSRELNLDNKEILSICEGLNIAVKSHSSTITESDAQRIRTTAEKYSDQLAAVSNTEGESSANKGSKLSSGKLIRPPKGERKQQIVELRKHKRSSGNTSSHRSNQMAIPPQAPIKPTAIPPRQPSTLNRPKQVTEQDTKIKQDTKPEPAAKPEPAAKPEPAAKLELAPKPELAPKPEPAAKPEPAAKPEPAAKPEPAAKPEPAAKPETAAKPEPAPKPEPAPKPEPAPKPELAAKPELAAKPVQKVSQDSTASAKVTEKPKLTGPPVRRSQPKTQPAKVERPIKSNQKGSSGSKPVKSPTPNKSPVINKQSTPSETSPPKRSSSPRPTVPELQRPPKRTKPGLDKDNSQVAAIDADSKALTDDVSDQDTNTLVNESEELLKEVKLRRPSVPRPAKKKEWEAENGEEEDKAQKGKSAKLKRRPKMILDDEDDLETESDQIDNKIDGSFSVSLSLARPPKPKSLQKQQSQANTASVSHKKKPAKTSSSNKSDHRDRRRTQKTQPKRPEQIVLRDSLTIRDLANELAIAETDIVKMLFFKGIAVSVTQTLDVPTATMVAQEVGVKVEMEEEASAATKVEMLDVQDLENLERRPPVVTIMGHVDHGKTTLLDAIREAKVAQGEAGGITQHIGAYHVDVEHEDNIQQVVFLDTPGHEAFTAMRARGTKVTDIAVLVVAADDGVQPQTLEAISHARAAEVPMVVAINKIDKAGAQPDRVKQELSERGLVPEEWGGETIMVPVSAIQRENLDSLLEMILLVSELEELSANPDRPAKGTVIEAHLDKARGPVATFLVQNGTLRVGDSLVVGSVFGKVRAMLDDRGQRVEQATPSFAVEVLGLSDVPAAGDEFEVFESEKEARAVASERAQQQRQSRLQTRMKSRRVTLTELSAQAQEGELKELNLILKADVQGSVEAILGSLEQLPQNEVQIRVLLAAPGEVTETDVDLAAASGAVIVGFNTTLAPGARPAAEQEGVDVREYNIIYKLLDDVQGAMEGLLEPEEVEEPLGEVEVRAVFPVGRGAVAGCYVLSGKAVRNCRLRVRRGGKTIYEGVLDSLKRVKDDVKEVNAGYECGMGVDKFNDWAEKDIIETYQMVTKRRTLSLK
- a CDS encoding transposase, with protein sequence MRSAYQYRLRLTKSQVVKLEKWLDMLRHQYNYLLADRFNWYEQNRCATNACPLVCHLPELRDNPDYFSQKKTLPSLKKNRPWYGEVYSQVLQDCLKRVDLAFKRFIKGDCKGVRSGRPRFKSKNRYRSLTFPSLGKNPISGNFLKLPKFGEVKMVYHRPIPDGFKVKTATITRNADGYYVTLSIQDDSVPDIIPIDEVSNPIGIDMGIKSFLVKSDGTEVAIPQFYRKAQKRLKKVQKAVSRSKKGSNNRKRAVVKLGKAHKKVADTRKDFHFKTAKGLLDSHDLVAHEKLNIKGLAKTKMAKSVLDAGWGQFLSILSTKAENAGLVTKAVNPKNTSQNCSNCGKKVPKKLKDRIHSCPHCGYTEDRDINAAKNILNLAVGHPVSSKAYRVSQPLGGVGKKPALYR
- the gcvH gene encoding glycine cleavage system protein GcvH, with the protein product MAFEYPDDLKYLDSHEYVRLDGEIATIGITAFAIDQLGDLVLLELPEIDDTIEKGNKENDKSFGTIESVKAVSDLYSPVSGTVVERNEEMIKDPEQIAKDPYGEGWLIKVRLNDPDHPLEGVLSAEEYRAKVEAE